The proteins below come from a single Pseudomonadota bacterium genomic window:
- the pilO gene encoding type 4a pilus biogenesis protein PilO, with protein sequence MTILPKQLGKELKLAKISKAQLRFVLLAVISLAMVVYGYQNLVTAPLKSRLTASEQQIRKVEEEIQRLPQSPVQLDQQVKRLASLKQKMEEKQQALKQIQQQMATEQDISRVVKTLAVTESPADFTLLALRKKAAEKKEHYLVQPFEVSFQADYRKMASYLENFSSGEKLYTIGNLKIITHPEILPRVEVLLGINNYQFEQKNISATN encoded by the coding sequence ATGACTATCCTGCCGAAACAATTAGGGAAAGAACTGAAACTGGCCAAAATCTCCAAAGCCCAGCTGCGTTTTGTCCTGCTTGCGGTTATTTCTCTGGCTATGGTGGTCTACGGTTACCAGAATCTGGTGACGGCTCCCCTTAAATCCAGGTTGACAGCCAGCGAGCAGCAGATTCGTAAAGTAGAGGAGGAAATCCAGCGCCTGCCCCAGAGCCCGGTGCAACTGGATCAGCAGGTGAAACGTCTGGCATCACTGAAACAGAAAATGGAAGAGAAACAGCAGGCACTGAAGCAGATCCAGCAGCAGATGGCCACTGAGCAGGATATTTCCCGGGTGGTAAAAACTTTGGCGGTTACGGAATCTCCAGCAGATTTCACCTTGCTGGCCCTGCGAAAAAAAGCGGCGGAAAAAAAGGAGCACTACCTGGTTCAACCCTTTGAAGTCAGTTTCCAGGCGGATTACCGTAAAATGGCTTCCTACCTGGAGAACTTTTCTTCGGGGGAGAAATTATATACCATCGGTAACCTGAAAATTATCACTCACCCGGAGATTTTGCCCCGGGTTGAAGTTCTTCTGGGAATTAACAACTATCAGTTTGAACAAAAAAATATATCCGCGACAAACTGA